One stretch of Ananas comosus cultivar F153 linkage group 6, ASM154086v1, whole genome shotgun sequence DNA includes these proteins:
- the LOC109712060 gene encoding protein BOBBER 1 has translation MAIISDLEEEPAPSQSPSSAGDEEVLYSILSKQGPWPFVETVFDLLRRRSDLFEDADAVPRIMSMASAAKAKAEEKRRKEKEEEARRAEKVKEAEAAAAKKVEEKKAEPEPSKKPSEGAAGEEEDGKGGRKPNSGNGLDLEKYSWTQTLHEVNVSIPVPKGTKSRLVTCEIKKNHLKVGLKGQPPILDGELYQSVRPDDCFWSIEDEKSISILLTKQNQMEWWKSVVKGEPEIDTQKVEPENSKLSDLDPETRQTVEKMMFDQRQKSMGLPTSDEMQKQEILKKFMAEHPEMDFSRAKIA, from the exons ATGGCGATCATCTCCGATCTCGAAGAGGAGCCCGCCCCGTCGCAGTCCCCTTCCTCCGCCGGCGACGAGGAGGTGCTCTACTCGATCCTCTCGAAGCAAGGCCCATGGCCTTTCGTGGAGACGGTGTTCGATCTCCTCCGCCGGAGATCCGATCTCTTCGAGGACGCCGACGCGGTGCCGCGGATCATGTCGATGGCCTCCGCCgcgaaggcgaaggcggaggagaagcggaggaaggagaaggaagaggaggctCGCAGGGCCGAGAAGGTGAAGGAGGCTGAGGCCGCGGCGGCGAAGAAGGTCGAGGAGAAGAAGGCGGAGCCGGAGCCCTCGAAGAAGCCCTCCGAGGGAgcggcgggggaggaggaggatggaAAAGGCGGGAGAA AGCCGAATTCTGGAAATGGTCTTGATTTGGAGAAATATTCCTGGACTCAGACTCTACATGAGGTTAATGTTAGCATCCCAGTTCCTAAGGGAACCAAATCGAGGCTTGTCACCTGTGAAATAAAGAAGAACCATCTTAAGGTTGGGCTGAAGGGGCAGCCTCCCATTCTCGAT GGGGAGCTATATCAGTCGGTGAGACCAGATGATTGTTTCTGGAGCATAG AGGATGAGAAGTCCATTTCTATACTACTGACGAAGCAAAATCAGATGGAATGGTGGAAATCTGTGGTAAAAGGTGAACCTGAAATTGATACTCAGAAAGTAGAACCAGAGAACAGCAAACTATCCGATTTGGATCCTGAAACACGACAAACTGTCGAGAAAATGATG TTTGACCAGCGCCAGAAATCCATGGGTCTCCCAACGAGTGATGAGATGCAAAAGCAAGAAATCCTCAAGAAATTCATGGCTGAG CATCCTGAAATGGATTTTTCAAGGGCGAAAATAGCCTAG
- the LOC109712062 gene encoding putative pentatricopeptide repeat-containing protein At5g40405 → MALLQPTSAISNLNHNSHALRRRLDSIASMSELRQYHSQVVRLGLGGNNDAAGRLLKFLALHPSGDLPYALRLLRLLPDPDPFLFNTLLRARALPPSAAASLLSRMLSLSLLPNRFTFPPLLPSASPSPSSSLPFALQLHSLLLKLGFFSDPFSQNSLLCFYLSCALPDVARRVFATAPRRDVVTWTTMISGLSRSGLVDEAREMFDVMPERNSVSWNAMIAGYVQVGRFADAFELFDRMRREGLRLDKFAAASMLAACTGLGALDQGRWIHENITRNGIELDSKLATTVIDMYCKCGCVEKAYEVFEGLEKRGISSWNCMIGGFAVHGRGEDAIELFKQMEREGATPDGITLLNVLSACAHSGLVSEGRYYFNYMIQASNIEPKMEHYGCMVDLLGRAGLLEDAKKVIDEMPMSPDAGVLGALLGACRIHGDVEMGERIGRTVIELDSKNSGRYVLLANLYAKAGRWEDVAEVRRLMNDRRVRKEAGRSVIEMNGEVNEFICGGMSHPQAREIYETVDEMLNRIRLAGYVPDTEGVLHDIGEQEKENPLYYHSEKLAIAFGLLHTKSSETIRITKNLRVCRDCHEASKLISRVFDREIIVRDRNRFHHFKDGKCSCRDYW, encoded by the exons ATGGCCCTCCTCCAACCCACCTCCGCCATCTCCAATCTCAACCACAACAGCCacgcgctccgccgccgcctggaCTCCATCGCGTCCATGTCGGAGCTCCGGCAGTACCACTCGCAGGTGGTCCGGCTGGGGCTCGGCGGCAACAACGACGCCGCGGGGCGCCTCCTCAAGTTCCTGGCGCTCCAcccctccggcgacctcccctacgccctccgcctcctccgcctcctccccgaCCCCGACCCCTTCCTCTTCAACACCCTCCTCCGCGCCCGCGCCCttcccccctccgccgccgcctcgctccTCTCCCGCatgctctccctctccctcctccccaaCCGCTTCACCTTCCCCCCTCTCCT CccctccgcctccccctccccctcctcctccctgcCCTTCGCCCTCCAACTCCACTCCCTCCTCCTCAAGCTCGGCTTCTTCTCCGACCCCTTCTCCCAAAACAGCCTCCTCTGCTTCTACCTCTCCTGCGCCCTCCCCGACGTCGCGCGCCGCGTCTTCGCCACCGCGCCACGCCGCGACGTCGTCACCTGGACGACGATGATCAGCGGGCTCTCGAGATCGGGCCTCGTCGACGAAGCCCGCGAGATGTTCGACGTAATGCCGGAACGGAACTCCGTCTCCTGGAATGCCATGATCGCAGGCTACGTGCAGGTGGGGCGGTTCGCCGATGCGTTCGAGCTGTTCGATCGAATGCGCCGGGAAGGTCTCAGGCTCGACAAGTTTGCGGCCGCGAGCATGCTCGCGGCTTGCACCGGCCTGGGCGCGCTGGATCAGGGCCGGTGGATTCACGAGAATATTACTCGAAACGGGATCGAATTGGACTCCAAATTGGCCACCACGGTCATTGACATGTACTGCAAATGCGGTTGCGTGGAGAAGGCGTACGAGGTCTTCGAAGGGTTGGAAAAGAGAGGGATTTCATCTTGGAATTGCATGATCGGAGGCTTCGCGGTGCACGGCAGAGGAGAGGATGCTATCGAGCTCTTTAAACAGATGGAGAGAGAAGGGGCCACGCCGGACGGTATCACGCTGTTGAACGTCCTCAGCGCCTGCGCGCACTCCGGCTTGGTTAGTGAGGGTCGATACTACTTCAATTATATGATTCAGGCCTCTAACATCGAGCCCAAGATGGAGCATTACGGATGCATGGTCGATCTCCTTGGACGTGCCGGGCTGTTAGAAGACGCTAAAAAGGTGATCGACGAAATGCCGATGAGCCCAGATGCCGGCGTTTTGGGAGCGCTCCTGGGAGCATGCAGGATTCACGGGGATGTGGAGATGGGAGAGAGGATCGGCAGAACGGTTATAGAGTTGGATTCGAAGAACAGCGGGAGATATGTTTTGTTGGCCAATCTATATGCAAAAGCTGGTCGGTGGGAGGATGTGGCGGAGGTGCGGAGATTAATGAACGACCGCAGGGTGAGAAAGGAGGCTGGACGGTCGGTGATTGAGATGAATGGCGAGGTGAATGAGTTCATTTGCGGCGGCATGTCTCATCCTCAAGCTAGAGAGATATATGAGACTGTGGATGAGATGTTGAACAGGATAAGATTGGCGGGTTATGTTCCGGACACTGAAGGAGTGCTGCATGATATCGGCGAGCAAGAGAAGGAGAATCCGCTGTATTACCATAGCGAGAAGCTTGCGATAGCATTTGGGCTGTTGCATACCAAGTCTAGTGAGACAATTCGCATCACGAAGAATTTGAGAGTGTGCAGAGACTGTCATGAGGCGAGCAAGCTTATATCGAGAGTATTCGATCGCGAGATTATTGTGAGGGATCGGAACCGGTTCCACCATTTTAAGGACGGGAAGTGTTCTTGCAGAGATTATTGGTGA
- the LOC109712061 gene encoding NEP1-interacting protein-like 2 isoform X1, which yields MEVVVGAHCSCGGSRDDAQRLCTACARPRATTAAAAAAAMVDGGDGLGGRGVAVYIPRLISGAISGALTGLFALAGAFTGAVTGALAGRASDSGVFRGAGLGAVAGAVLSMEVLEASRAYWCSERSGSQHTSSMADFIEELLHGRFVQEQFAPAVFTAYRWQVSISDLGQDDTYDIFGEIGSKGLSSESLKKLPHYVITDEKRDSCGENISCTICLQDIMTGETVRRLPLCSHTFHLSCVDKWLAGRGSCPVCRQDV from the exons AtggaggtggtggtgggggCCCACTGCTCCTGCGGAGGCTCCCGTGACGACGCCCAGCGCCTCTGCACTGCCTGTGCCCGGCCGCGCGccaccacggcggcggcggcggcggcggcgatggtggATGGGGGCGACGGGTTGGGAGGGAGAGGCGTCGCCGTGTACATTCCGAGGTTGATCTCCGGGGCGATCTCCGGAGCTCTCACGGGTCTCTTCGCCCTAG CTGGAGCTTTCACTGGAGCTGTTACTGGTGCCTTGGCTGGCAGAGCCTCTGATAGTGGTGTCTTTCGTGGTGCCGGTTTAGGAGCGGTCGCCGGAGCTGTCCTTTCTATGGAGGTTTTAGAAGCTTCCCGTGCCTATTGGTGCTCAGAACGATCTGGCTCCCAGCATACATCCTCCATG GCAGATTTTATAGAAGAGCTCCTTCATGGTCGGTTTGTACAAGAACAATTTGCACCGGCAGTATTTACGGCATACCGCTGGCAG GTAAGCATCTCAGACCTTGGGCAGGATGATACATATGATATTTTTGGTGAGATCGGATCCAAAGGGCTATCTAGCGAGTCACTGAAGAAGTTACCGCACTATGTAATCACTGATGAGAAAAGGGATTCCTGTGGTGAGAACATATCTTGCACCATTTGTTTGCAG GATATCATGACAGGGGAGACTGTGCGGAGGTTGCCTCTGTGTTCTCATACTTTTCATCTGTCTTGCGTGGACAAATGGCTTGCTGGGCGTGGGTCATGCCCTGTATGCAGGCAGGATGTGTAG
- the LOC109712061 gene encoding NEP1-interacting protein-like 2 isoform X2, translated as MEVVVGAHCSCGGSRDDAQRLCTACARPRATTAAAAAAAMVDGGDGLGGRGVAVYIPRLISGAISGALTGLFALAGAFTGAVTGALAGRASDSGVFRGAGLGAVAGAVLSMEVLEASRAYWCSERSGSQHTSSMADFIEELLHGRFVQEQFAPAVFTAYRWQVSISDLGQDDTYDIFGEIGSKGLSSESLKKLPHYVITDEKRDSCGENISCTICLQVLPTNTRC; from the exons AtggaggtggtggtgggggCCCACTGCTCCTGCGGAGGCTCCCGTGACGACGCCCAGCGCCTCTGCACTGCCTGTGCCCGGCCGCGCGccaccacggcggcggcggcggcggcggcgatggtggATGGGGGCGACGGGTTGGGAGGGAGAGGCGTCGCCGTGTACATTCCGAGGTTGATCTCCGGGGCGATCTCCGGAGCTCTCACGGGTCTCTTCGCCCTAG CTGGAGCTTTCACTGGAGCTGTTACTGGTGCCTTGGCTGGCAGAGCCTCTGATAGTGGTGTCTTTCGTGGTGCCGGTTTAGGAGCGGTCGCCGGAGCTGTCCTTTCTATGGAGGTTTTAGAAGCTTCCCGTGCCTATTGGTGCTCAGAACGATCTGGCTCCCAGCATACATCCTCCATG GCAGATTTTATAGAAGAGCTCCTTCATGGTCGGTTTGTACAAGAACAATTTGCACCGGCAGTATTTACGGCATACCGCTGGCAG GTAAGCATCTCAGACCTTGGGCAGGATGATACATATGATATTTTTGGTGAGATCGGATCCAAAGGGCTATCTAGCGAGTCACTGAAGAAGTTACCGCACTATGTAATCACTGATGAGAAAAGGGATTCCTGTGGTGAGAACATATCTTGCACCATTTGTTTGCAGGTACTCCCTACTAATACAAGATGTTAA